A genomic region of Alicyclobacillus sp. SO9 contains the following coding sequences:
- a CDS encoding TetR/AcrR family transcriptional regulator, which yields MNEYSFTRRRRVIANRRDELKHDAILRAAITVMAQAGYHHAQISRIAKVAGVADGTVYLYFKNKEDILISLIRSCISQIVKRSTEELLSGMSATEKLSRLVTLYFRELGSDAELAMVTQVHLRQVDANIRRQIGDIMKPFYDTLDDVVNQGIDEGMFRPGINRRLARRMLFGTMDETVTAWVLTGSKYDLEAQSSDVVDLLLHGLTVSQLVKSERSANT from the coding sequence ATGAATGAGTATTCATTCACTAGGAGGAGGAGGGTTATCGCAAATCGCCGGGACGAATTAAAACACGATGCGATTCTTCGTGCTGCAATTACGGTGATGGCCCAGGCGGGATACCATCATGCGCAGATTTCACGGATCGCCAAAGTGGCCGGTGTCGCTGATGGAACCGTTTACCTCTACTTCAAAAACAAAGAGGACATTTTGATTTCCTTGATTCGCAGTTGTATCAGTCAAATTGTGAAACGATCAACCGAGGAACTGCTTTCTGGTATGTCTGCCACCGAGAAACTGTCGAGGCTGGTGACCTTGTATTTCAGGGAATTAGGCAGTGATGCCGAACTTGCCATGGTCACGCAGGTACACTTGCGGCAAGTGGACGCTAATATTAGAAGGCAAATTGGAGACATCATGAAACCGTTTTACGACACGCTTGACGATGTTGTGAATCAAGGCATTGACGAAGGTATGTTTCGCCCTGGCATCAATCGTCGCCTTGCTCGGAGAATGCTGTTTGGAACCATGGATGAAACTGTGACTGCGTGGGTTTTGACCGGGAGTAAGTACGACCTGGAGGCTCAAAGTTCCGATGTCGTAGATTTACTGTTACACGGATTGACCGTATCACAGTTGGTCAAATCGGAGAGGAGTGCAAACACATGA
- a CDS encoding electron transfer flavoprotein subunit beta/FixA family protein encodes MNILVCLKQTFDTEEKIVVENGSIKEDGVRFVINPYDEYAVEEAIRLKEEHGGEVTVISVGPERTEEALLTALAMGADSAVLASDEELFGDEYTAAKVLAAIIEDREYDIILGGNQAVDDGSSQVAVRLAEELNIPHISTVTELKVDGDAVTGHRDAEGDEEIVTAKLPVVVTAQQGLNDPRYPSLIGIRKAKKKPMDRLTAADLGLSKDDIAAKTAVTETYLPKPKEGGKILSGELSDQVNELVDALKNVEKVLD; translated from the coding sequence ATGAACATATTAGTTTGTCTGAAGCAGACATTTGACACAGAAGAAAAGATTGTGGTAGAAAACGGAAGCATCAAAGAAGACGGCGTCCGGTTTGTGATTAACCCCTATGACGAATACGCAGTTGAGGAAGCCATTCGCTTGAAAGAAGAGCACGGCGGAGAAGTAACAGTGATTTCTGTAGGTCCTGAGCGTACAGAGGAAGCATTGCTGACTGCCCTGGCTATGGGTGCTGATTCTGCAGTCCTCGCCAGTGACGAGGAACTGTTTGGTGACGAATATACTGCCGCAAAAGTGCTGGCCGCAATTATAGAGGACCGTGAGTATGACATCATTCTCGGAGGGAACCAGGCCGTTGATGACGGATCCAGTCAAGTCGCGGTGCGGTTGGCAGAGGAGTTGAATATCCCTCATATTTCAACAGTTACAGAGTTGAAGGTAGACGGAGATGCCGTAACAGGCCACCGCGATGCAGAAGGCGATGAAGAAATTGTAACTGCCAAACTGCCTGTAGTCGTTACGGCTCAGCAGGGACTCAACGATCCACGTTATCCCTCACTTATCGGCATTCGCAAAGCTAAGAAGAAGCCGATGGACCGCTTGACAGCAGCTGACCTGGGCTTAAGCAAGGATGATATCGCAGCGAAAACCGCAGTAACGGAAACCTATCTTCCAAAGCCCAAGGAGGGCGGAAAGATTCTCAGCGGTGAACTTTCCGACCAAGTAAACGAATTAGTGGATGCGCTGAAGAACGTTGAAAAAGTGCTGGACTAA
- a CDS encoding peroxiredoxin, translating to MGMPLVGNPAPDFDMLSTKNMKTLDERVKLSDYKGKWLVMFFYPADFTFVCPTEIIAMNDRLQEFKDLDAEVLGISTDSVHSHKAWINTPKEDNGLGGLDYPLGGDFTKEVASKYDVLVEAEGVALRGLFIIDPDGVLRYQVVHDLNIGRSVDETLRVLEALQAGGMCPANWQPGDALLEV from the coding sequence ATGGGAATGCCGTTAGTTGGGAACCCAGCTCCAGATTTCGACATGTTGTCAACAAAGAACATGAAAACCTTGGATGAGCGTGTTAAACTGTCTGACTATAAAGGCAAGTGGTTGGTTATGTTTTTCTATCCCGCCGACTTCACTTTTGTCTGCCCGACAGAGATTATTGCGATGAATGACAGGCTGCAAGAGTTTAAAGACTTGGATGCCGAAGTTCTGGGGATTAGCACAGACAGTGTGCACAGTCACAAGGCATGGATTAATACACCAAAAGAAGACAATGGCCTGGGCGGTTTGGACTATCCGTTAGGCGGAGACTTCACGAAGGAAGTTGCCAGCAAATACGACGTGCTGGTTGAGGCTGAAGGTGTAGCACTGCGAGGTCTGTTTATTATCGATCCCGATGGCGTACTCCGCTACCAAGTGGTACACGATCTGAACATTGGCCGCAGTGTTGATGAGACCCTGCGTGTTCTCGAAGCCTTGCAAGCAGGCGGCATGTGTCCGGCAAACTGGCAGCCTGGAGATGCGTTGCTCGAAGTCTGA
- a CDS encoding electron transfer flavoprotein subunit alpha/FixB family protein: protein MAKNVLVVADIRNGKLRNVTHEMIGGALAIAAGGEVSVALIGESVSGLAEGLGNLGADKVYAVESDSLKDYTPAAYRKALMEVYNTASPEVILLAHSAVGKDLAPMIAMRLGTGQVSDVVGMEVEGDELVFTRPIYAGKAFTKVTVNSTPVVATIRPNNLPPAEAGKGKAGSVENLDVSFEQADLNTVIQEIIKKTSTGVDLTEAKIIVSGGRGVKSKEGFEPLQELADVLGAAVGASRGACDAEYCDYSLQIGQTGKVVTPDLYIACGISGAIQHLAGMSNSKVIVAVNKDPEAPIFQVADYGIVGDLFEVVPLMTKALKEALA from the coding sequence ATGGCTAAAAACGTACTGGTTGTTGCTGACATTCGAAACGGAAAACTAAGAAATGTAACTCACGAAATGATTGGCGGAGCCCTTGCCATCGCGGCAGGCGGTGAAGTGAGCGTCGCGTTGATTGGTGAAAGCGTATCAGGGCTCGCAGAGGGACTGGGCAATCTCGGTGCAGACAAGGTCTATGCGGTAGAATCTGACTCACTGAAGGACTATACACCTGCAGCCTATCGAAAGGCTCTGATGGAGGTTTATAACACCGCGTCTCCAGAAGTTATTCTCCTGGCACACTCGGCCGTTGGAAAAGACCTAGCGCCAATGATAGCAATGCGTCTTGGTACGGGCCAAGTCTCCGACGTTGTGGGTATGGAGGTCGAAGGCGATGAATTGGTGTTTACCCGCCCCATCTACGCAGGTAAGGCTTTTACCAAAGTGACGGTGAACAGCACCCCGGTTGTGGCCACAATTCGTCCCAACAACCTGCCCCCTGCAGAAGCAGGAAAAGGGAAGGCCGGATCTGTCGAGAACCTGGACGTTTCCTTTGAACAAGCTGACCTAAACACTGTCATTCAGGAGATTATCAAGAAGACATCAACCGGAGTCGATTTGACAGAAGCCAAGATTATTGTGTCCGGCGGCCGCGGTGTGAAAAGCAAGGAGGGTTTTGAACCCCTGCAGGAGTTGGCTGATGTGCTTGGTGCCGCGGTGGGTGCATCGCGTGGAGCGTGCGATGCGGAATACTGCGACTACTCCCTGCAAATTGGTCAAACAGGAAAAGTGGTCACACCGGATTTGTATATTGCGTGCGGCATTTCAGGAGCCATTCAACACCTGGCCGGTATGTCCAATTCCAAGGTGATTGTGGCGGTTAATAAAGACCCTGAAGCTCCGATTTTCCAAGTAGCAGATTACGGCATTGTCGGAGACTTGTTCGAGGTTGTACCGTTGATGACGAAGGCACTGAAAGAGGCTTTAGCATAG
- a CDS encoding TlpA disulfide reductase family protein, with the protein MPMRLGTEMPTIEGATEWFNSEGMPELEPGKVTLIHFWAVSCHICHETMPELMKIKSKYEKDGLQVVAVHMPRYDADVDVEKVKGDRAEYQMDQPIGLDHRKALATRFQNEYVPAFFIFDKEGKLKFRAAGDRGFQKVEPKVREALGLPNE; encoded by the coding sequence ATGCCCATGCGACTAGGGACGGAAATGCCAACTATTGAAGGAGCAACCGAGTGGTTTAACAGCGAAGGAATGCCCGAGCTGGAGCCGGGGAAGGTAACGCTGATTCACTTTTGGGCAGTCTCCTGCCACATTTGCCATGAGACAATGCCCGAACTGATGAAAATTAAGTCCAAGTATGAAAAGGACGGTCTACAGGTTGTTGCTGTGCATATGCCGCGCTATGATGCGGACGTAGATGTTGAGAAGGTCAAGGGTGACAGGGCGGAGTACCAGATGGATCAGCCTATAGGTCTCGACCACCGCAAGGCACTGGCGACTCGATTTCAAAATGAGTACGTACCTGCTTTTTTCATTTTTGACAAGGAAGGTAAATTGAAGTTTCGTGCCGCCGGCGATCGCGGTTTTCAGAAGGTAGAACCGAAAGTGCGCGAGGCACTGGGACTTCCAAACGAGTAA
- a CDS encoding MalY/PatB family protein: MDPRFDEFIDRTATDSMKWSGREAIYENKNAIPMWVADMDFPAPQPVIDALTTRIQHGIYGYGGLPDDYYQTVQHWLQKRHGWPVETEWLTHAPGVLAAFAYILSLVTNPDDSVVIQTPVYHPFKKIITNLGRTPVTNSLKVENGQYVMDLENLEEILQSGVKVVVLCSPHNPVGRVWTRDELRSFGELCEKYDAFVIADEIHSDLILPGFTHTPYASLGGELTRRSVTFVAPSKTFNLAGFHAAIAIIPDEKLRKQYIATLDKFHIGRPDILAKVALQTAYQEGEPWLEGLLQYIDENIKYLDKTLHSRIPQISLTKPQGTYLVWLDCRKLGLSQEELKSFMTHTAGIALNEGSMFGEEGTGFMRMNLACPRMLLEKALAQLESAVKELSPSF; encoded by the coding sequence TTGGACCCTAGGTTTGACGAGTTCATTGACCGCACAGCCACCGATTCTATGAAATGGAGTGGCAGAGAAGCCATATACGAAAACAAGAATGCTATTCCCATGTGGGTTGCTGACATGGATTTTCCTGCTCCGCAGCCTGTCATAGACGCATTGACGACACGGATTCAGCACGGAATTTACGGTTACGGCGGCTTACCGGACGATTACTACCAAACAGTGCAGCACTGGCTGCAAAAACGCCATGGGTGGCCGGTTGAAACCGAATGGTTGACACACGCCCCTGGTGTTCTCGCTGCATTTGCCTACATATTAAGTCTAGTAACCAATCCTGATGACAGCGTCGTAATTCAGACACCCGTGTATCACCCGTTTAAAAAAATCATTACTAATTTAGGTCGTACCCCCGTAACAAACTCGCTTAAGGTCGAAAATGGTCAGTATGTCATGGACTTGGAAAACTTGGAGGAAATCCTGCAGTCTGGGGTGAAAGTCGTCGTTTTGTGCAGCCCGCATAACCCTGTGGGACGTGTCTGGACCAGAGACGAACTGCGCTCTTTTGGAGAACTATGTGAGAAATACGACGCATTCGTGATTGCTGATGAAATTCACTCCGACTTAATTCTGCCAGGTTTCACGCATACACCGTATGCTTCCCTCGGTGGCGAGTTGACCCGTCGCTCAGTCACATTTGTGGCCCCAAGTAAGACCTTTAATTTAGCAGGGTTTCATGCAGCCATCGCAATCATACCTGACGAGAAACTCAGAAAGCAGTATATCGCAACGTTGGATAAGTTCCACATTGGCAGACCTGACATTCTCGCCAAGGTGGCATTACAGACAGCCTATCAAGAAGGTGAACCATGGCTTGAAGGGCTCTTGCAGTATATCGACGAGAACATCAAGTACCTGGATAAGACGCTGCACAGCCGCATCCCGCAAATCAGCCTGACAAAGCCGCAAGGGACTTATTTAGTATGGCTTGATTGCCGCAAGCTCGGGTTATCCCAGGAAGAACTCAAATCCTTCATGACGCATACTGCAGGGATTGCCCTCAATGAAGGAAGTATGTTTGGCGAGGAAGGGACTGGCTTTATGCGAATGAACTTGGCTTGTCCGAGAATGCTTCTGGAGAAAGCACTAGCACAATTGGAATCTGCCGTTAAGGAACTGTCACCGTCATTTTGA